A portion of the Gallus gallus isolate bGalGal1 chromosome 16, bGalGal1.mat.broiler.GRCg7b, whole genome shotgun sequence genome contains these proteins:
- the LOC121106441 gene encoding leukocyte receptor cluster member 9-like, producing the protein MDPDPRPGAPQSEPEPRSGLAEPDPNPGPKPRLGAAGAGPGSVEADSEPNRGPEDPDPDPDQRPGPAEPVPAPAPAPCRWFLEGRCRFGPRCRHPHPGQSPSAVPEPKPEPNREEPGAAGKKPPLRRAAAVVSRLRWDPRVDPEAATVEYRDRFVGVVERPLPEFFTGPLCDAGPADLAVPEHRIVRIRYRGCCVWDRENRIDRVFGSGGGMGTMREVLEELGEGCGE; encoded by the coding sequence ATGGACCCGGACCCGCGTCCCGGAGCCCCGCAGTCGGAACCGGAACCGCGCTCCGGACTCGCGGAACCAGACCCGAACCCCGGCCCGAAGCCGCGGCTCGGAGCTGCGGGCGCGGGCCCCGGATCCGTGGAAGCGGACTCCGAGCCGAATCGCGGTCCCGAGGACCCGGACCCGGACCCGGATcagcggcccggccccgcggaaCCGGTTCCGGCCCCGGCGCCCGCCCCGTGCCGTTGGTTCCTGGAGGGCCGCTGCCGTTTCGGGCCGCGCTGCCGCCATCCGCACCCGGGGCAGAGTCCGAGCGCCGTCCCGGAACCGAAACCGGAACCGAACCGGGAGGAACCGGGAGCGGCGGGGAAGAAGCCGCCgctgcgccgcgccgccgccgtcgTCAGCCGCCTCCGCTGGGACCCACGAGTGGACCCCGAGGCCGCCACCGTGGAGTACCGCGACCGCTTCGTGGGCGTCGTGGAGCGGCCGCTGCCGGAGTTCTTCACGGGGCCGCTGTGCGACGCGGGGCCCGCGGACCTGGCGGTGCCCGAACACCGCATCGTGCGCATCCGTTACCGTGGGTGCTGCGTGTGGGACCGGGAGAACCGCATCGATCGCGTGTTCGGGtcggggggggggatggggaccatgcgggaggtgctggaggagctgggggagggctgtggggagtgA